AATCATGCATTATTACGAAAAATCATGATCTTTGGAGATAAACCATGGCAAGCAAACGCAACAATATAAAGTTAAAAAGCACCGAAAGCTCAGAGTTCTACTATACTATCAAGAACAAGACGAACACCCCCGGAAGAATCGAGCGCAAGAAATATGACAAGACAGTGAAGCGTCACGTCGTCTTCAAAGAAACAAAATAA
This genomic stretch from Waddliaceae bacterium harbors:
- the rpmG gene encoding 50S ribosomal protein L33; translation: MASKRNNIKLKSTESSEFYYTIKNKTNTPGRIERKKYDKTVKRHVVFKETK